In Leishmania major strain Friedlin complete genome, chromosome 34, the following proteins share a genomic window:
- a CDS encoding putative serine/threonine-protein phosphatase PP1: MSSVSTAPQLIERLIMVQRNRAPPQLLVREEEIRAVLTEVREIFMSQPMLLEIRPPVRVCGDTHGQYYDLLRIYEKCGFPPYSNYLFLGDYVDRGKQSVETIVLQFCYKIVYPENFFLLRGNHECASVNRMYGFFDDVKRRYNIKLFKAFTDVFNTMPVCCVISEKIICMHGGLSPDLTSVASVMDIERPCDVPDRGILCDLLWADPEDDVQGFLESDRGVSYLFGEDIVNDFLDMVDMDLIVRAHQVMERGYGFFASRQLVTVFSAPNYCGEFDNDAAVMNIDDKLQCSFLIIPAFR; this comes from the coding sequence ATGTCCAGCGTATCCACGGCGCCTCAACTCATTGAGCGGCTCATCATGGTTCAGCGCAATCGCGCGCCTCCACAGCTGCTTGTCCGTGAGGAAGAAATCCGCGCTGTACTCACCGAGGTGCGAGAGATCTTCATGTCGCAGCCAATGCTCCTCGAGATCCGcccgcctgtgcgcgtgtgcggggaCACGCACGGACAGTACTAcgacctgctgcgcatctACGAGAAGTGCGGCTTCCCCCCATACTCGAACTACCTGTTCCTCGGCGACTACGTTGACCGCGGCAAGCAGAGCGTCGAGACGATTGTCTTGCAGTTCTGCTACAAGATTGTGTACCCCGAGAACTTCTTTCTTCTGCGCGGCAACCACGAGTGCGCTAGTGTGAACCGCATGTACGGTTTTTTCGATGATGTGAAGCGGCGGTATAACATCAAGCTGTTCAAGGCGTTCACGGATGTGTTCAACACGATGCCCGTGTGCTGCGTGATTAGCGAGAAGATCATCTGCATGCACGGTGGCCTTAGTCCTGACCTGACCTCTGTAGCGTCCGTTATGGACATCGAGCGTCCGTGCGACGTGCCTGATCGCGGCATCCTGTGCGATCTGCTGTGGGCGGACCCGGAGGATGACGTGCAGGGCTTCCTGGAGAGCGACCGCGGCGTGAGCTACCTGTTCGGCGAGGACATTGTGAACGACTTCCTGGACATGGTGGACATGGACCTGattgtgcgcgcgcaccagGTGATGGAGCGCGGCTACGGGTTCTTTGCGAGCCGTCAGCTTGTGACCGTGTTCTCTGCGCCGAACTACTGCGGTGAGTTCGACaacgacgctgccgtgatGAACATCGACGACAAGCTGCAGTGCTCCTTCCTGATTATTCCCGCGTTTCGGTGA
- a CDS encoding putative serine/threonine-protein phosphatase PP1 encodes MASSTSPSSSAVPQTLIEKLLTVRGASTQRQVLIKEEDIRVVLENVREIFMSQPMLLEIRPPVRVCGDTHGQYYDLLRIYEKCGFPPYSNYLFLGDYVDRGKQSVETIVLQFCYKIVYPENFFLLRGNHECASINKMYGFFDDVKRRYNIKLFKAFTDVFNTMPVCCVISEKIICMHGGLSPDLTDLTAINEILRPCDVPDRGILCDLLWADPENEVRGFLESDRGVSYLFGEDIVNDFLDMVDMDLIVRAHQVVQRGYEFFASRQLVTVFSAPNYCGEFDNDAAVMTIDDKLQCSFLIIPAAK; translated from the coding sequence ATGGCGAGCTCtacctcgccctcctcctccgcagtGCCGCAGACGCTAATAGAAAAACTGCTGACGGTCCGTGGTGCCTCCACACAACGCCAAGTGCTCATCAAGGAGGAGGATATACGAGTGGTGTTGGAGAATGTCCGAGAGATCTTCATGTCGCAGCCGATGCTCCTCGAGATCCGcccgcctgtgcgcgtgtgcggggaCACGCACGGACAGTACTAcgacctgctgcgcatctACGAGAAGTGCGGCTTCCCCCCATACTCGAACTACCTGTTCCTCGGCGACTACGTTGACCGCGGCAAGCAGAGCGTCGAGACGATTGTCTTGCAGTTCTGCTACAAGATTGTGTACCCCGAGAACTTCTTTCTTCTGCGCGGCAACCACGAGTGCGCTAGCATCAACAAGATGTACGGTTTTTTCGATGATGTGAAGCGGCGGTATAACATCAAGCTGTTCAAGGCGTTCACGGATGTGTTCAACACGATGCCCGTGTGCTGCGTGATTAGCGAGAAGATCATCTGCATGCACGGTGGCCTTAGTCCTGACCTGACCGATCTTACCGCCATTAACGAGATTCTTCGTCCGTGCGACGTGCCTGATCGCGGCATCCTGTGCGATCTGCTGTGGGCGGACCCAGAAAACGAAGTTCGCGGCTTCCTGGAGAGCGACCGCGGCGTGAGCTACCTGTTCGGCGAGGACATTGTGAACGACTTCCTGGACATGGTGGACATGGACCTGattgtgcgcgcgcaccagGTTGTGCAACGCGGCTATGAGTTCTTTGCGAGCCGTCAGCTTGTGACCGTGTTCTCTGCGCCGAACTACTGCGGTGAGTTTGACaacgacgctgccgtgatGACCATCGACGACAAGCTGCAGTGCTCCTTCCTGATTATTCCAGCTGCGAAGTAG
- a CDS encoding putative serine/threonine-protein phosphatase PP1, whose translation MSESVFPLVQSIVEKMLTGGDNRFQRQILIKEEEIRAVLRAVREVFMSQPMLLEIRPPVRVCGDTHGQYYDLLRIYEKCGFPPYSNYLFLGDYVDRGKQSVETIVLQFCYKIVYPENFFLLRGNHECASINKMYGFFDDVKRRYNIKLFKAFTDVFNTMPVCCVISEKIICMHGGLSPDLTSVASVMDIERPCDVPDRGILCDLLWADPEDDVQGFLESDRGVSYLFGEDIVNDFLDMVDMDLIVRAHQVMERGYGFFASRQLVTVFSAPNYCGEFDNDAAVMNIDDKLQCSFLIIPASR comes from the coding sequence ATGAGCGAATCCGTATTTCCCCTGGTACAGAGCATCGTGGAGAAGATGCTCACCGGCGGCGACAATCGCTTCCAGCGCCAAATACTCATCAAGGAAGAGGAGATCCgcgctgtgctgcgcgccgttcGAGAGGTGTTCATGTCGCAGCCGATGCTCCTCGAGATCCGcccgcctgtgcgcgtgtgcggggaCACGCACGGACAGTACTAcgacctgctgcgcatctACGAGAAGTGCGGCTTCCCCCCATACTCGAACTACCTGTTCCTCGGCGACTACGTTGACCGCGGCAAGCAGAGCGTCGAGACGATTGTCTTGCAGTTCTGCTACAAGATTGTGTACCCCGAGAACTTCTTTCTTCTGCGCGGCAACCACGAGTGCGCTAGCATCAACAAGATGTACGGTTTTTTCGATGATGTGAAGCGGCGGTATAACATCAAGCTGTTCAAGGCGTTCACGGATGTGTTCAACACGATGCCCGTGTGCTGCGTGATTAGCGAGAAGATCATCTGCATGCACGGTGGCCTTAGTCCTGACCTGACCTCTGTAGCGTCCGTTATGGACATCGAGCGTCCGTGCGACGTGCCTGATCGCGGCATCCTGTGCGATCTGCTGTGGGCGGACCCGGAGGATGACGTGCAGGGCTTCCTGGAGAGCGACCGCGGCGTGAGCTACCTGTTCGGCGAGGACATTGTGAACGACTTCCTGGACATGGTGGACATGGACCTGattgtgcgcgcgcaccagGTGATGGAGCGCGGCTACGGGTTCTTTGCGAGCCGTCAGCTTGTGACCGTGTTCTCTGCGCCGAACTACTGCGGTGAGTTTGACaacgacgctgccgtgatGAACATCGACGACAAGCTGCAGTGCTCCTTCCTGATTATTCCCGCATCCCGTTAG